The genomic window GAGCGCGCGGTCTTGCAGTTGGCGATTGAAGTAGATCAACACGTTGCGGCACGACACCAGCTGGGTCTCTGCGAACACGCTGTCGGTGGCCAGGCTGTGGTCGGCAAAGATGACGTTGGCGCACAGCGACGGGTCGAACCTGGCGGCATCGTAGGCGGCGACGTAGTAGTCGGAGAACGCTCGCGTGCCGCCGGCGCGTTGGTAGTTGAGCGTGTACTTTTGCAGCGTGTCGAGCGCGAAGATGCCCTGCCGCGCCTTGTCGAGAGAGGCCGAGTTGATGTCGGTCGCATAGATCCGGCTGCGGTCGAGCAGGCCCTCTTCACGGAGCAGGATGGCGAGCGAATACACCTCTTCGCCGGTGCTGCACCCGGCGACCCACACCTTGATGGAAGGGTAGGTGTGCAGCACCGGAACCACCTGCCGCCGCAGTGCCAGGAAGTAGCTCGGGTCGCGAAACATTTCGCTGACCGGAATGGTGAGGTACTGCAGCAGCCGCGTGAACGTGGTGGGCTCGCGCAGCACCTGCTCCTGCAACGCGGAAACCGAGGACAAGCCCAGCTGCGTCAGCGCATAGGTCACGCGACGCTTTTGCGAGGCGCCGGTGTAGTCGCGAAAGTCATAGCTGTACTTGAGGTAGATGGCCTCCATCAGCAGGCGCAGGTCGATCTCGTCGTTGCCCGGTGGCACGAGCGCGGGAGGAGGGTGGGCGGAAGCCGGGGGCAGCGAGGTCATAGCCGTTCCATCTTGGGCATCCACACGCGCAGCAGCGAGAAGAGCCGATCGAGGTCGACGGGCTTTGCTAGGTAGTCGTTTGCACCTGCAGCCAGGCATTGTTCCTGGTCGTCTTTCATCGCCTTGGCCGTGACGGCGATCACCGGCAGATTGTCGAAACGCTTGTCCTGGCGGATCCGCCGTGTGGCCTCGAGGCCGTCCATCTCCGGCATCATCACGTCCATCAGCACGAGGTCGATGTCGGGCACGCTGTCGAGCTTGGCGAGCGCTTCGAGGCCGTTGCGTCCGATCTCCACGATGGCGCCGCGTTGCTCCAGTGCGCTGGTCAGGGCGAAGATGTTTCGCACGTCGTCATCGACCAGCAGGATGCGGCGGCCTTCGAAAACGCGGTCGCGGCCGCGGGCGGTCTTGAGCATCGTTTGCCTTTCGCTCGACAGCTCCGATTCCACCTTGTGCAGGAACAACGTGACTTCGTCGAGCAGCCGCTCCGGCGAGCGCGCACCCTTGATGATGATGGAGCGCGAGTAGCGCAGCAGCTCGGCTTCTTCGTCGCGCGTGAGGTTGCGCCCGGTGTAGACGATGACCGGCGGAAACGACGAGATCTCCTCGGTCGCCATGCGCTTGAGCAACTCGCTGCCTTGCATGTCGGGCAAGCGCAGGTCGGTGATCATGCAGTCGAACACGCGGTTGCGCAGCAGCTTCATCGCCTCTTCGCCGGACGCGACCGCAGTGATCGCCACGTCGTCGTCGCCGATGAGCTTCATTACGCTTTCGCGCTGCAGTGCGTCGTCTTCCACCAGCAGCACCTGCTTGACCTTTTGCGACAGCTTGTCTTCGATCTTCTTGAACACCTGCTTGAGCTGGTCGCGCGAAGTGGGCTTCAACGCGTAGCCGATTGCGCCCATGTGCAGCGCGGCTTCCGACTGGTCTTGCGCCGACACCACGTGGACCGGGATGTGCCGCGTCTGCGGGTCGTCCTTGAGGTGTTGCAGTACGCCGAGGCCGCTGCTGTCGGGCAGTCGCATGTCGAGCAGGATGGCGTCGGGCACGAACTGAGTCGCGAGGGCGAAGCCATCGGCCGCGCCGTGCGCCACCAGGCAGCTGTAGCCGAGCTCGTGCGCCAAGTCGTAGAGGATGTGCGCGAACTGCGGCTCGTCTTCGATCACGAGCACGCGGCGTGCCTTGTCACGCGGCAAGGCGCGATCGTCTGCGAAGGTGGGCAGTACGGGGCGGGGTGGCGCAGCGAGGCCGGGAGTGAGCGGCGTCGACATCGCCCGCGCCGTGGACTTGGCTGCCCGCGTACGTGAGGGTGAAGGTGAGGACGAAGGTGAAGGTGAAGGTGCGGAGGCAAGCACCTGCCCGGCGCCCGAATGCGCGCTACGCACCGGCAATTCCGCCGGCTCCGACGGCAATGCGGCGGGCAACCTCAGCGTGAACGTGCTTCCCTGACCCGGTTCGCTCTCCACTTCCAGCGTGCCACCCAGCAAATGCGTCAGGTCACGCGAAATCGACAGGCCCAAGCCGGTGCCGCCATAGCGCCGGCTGGTGGTGCCGTCTGCCTGGCGAAAAGCTTCGAAGACCACCTCCTGCTGATCGGCCTGGATGCCGATGCCCGAGTCGCTCACGGAGAACGCCACGCCACCGTCGGGTGCGGCCGAAACACCGAGCACCACCTCGCCGCGTTCGGTGAACTTGAGCGCGTTCGACAACAGGTTCTTGAGGATCTGCTCGAGCCGCTGGCGGTCGGTGTTGAGGCTCGTCGGCGCGCCTGGCTGCAGGTCGAGCCGGAAGCCCAGACTTTTCTGCTTGGCGAGCGGCGTGAAGGTCATCGCGAGGCTGTCGGTCAGGCGGGACACCGGCACGTCTTCGGCCACCAGTTCCATCTTGCCGGCCTCGACCTTGGCGATGTCCAGGATGTCGTTGATCAACAGCAGCAGGTCGTTGCCCGAGGCGTAGATCGACTCGGCGAACTTGACCTGCTCGGCTGTCAGGTTGCCCGTCGGGTTGTCGCCCAGCAGCTTGGCGAGGATGAGCGCGCTGTTGAGCGGCGTGCGCAGCTCGTGCGACATGTTGGCCAGAAATTCCGACTTGTAGCGGCTGGCGCGCTGCAGTTCTTCGGCGCGTTCGTTGAGGTCGCGCTGCACGCGGCGCAGAGCCAGATTGCGCTGGTCCAGAGCCTCGGTGCGTTCCGACAACTGGCTGTTGGTTTGCTCCAGCTCGGCCTGCTGGTTTTCAAGCGTGGCCTGCGATTGGCGCAGCACGCGCGATTGCTCTTCCAGTTCTTCGTTGGCAGTGCGCAACTCTTCCTGCTGGACTTGCAGCTCCTCGTTGAGTTGCTGCGTTTCGGCCAGCACGTCTTGCAGCTGCTCGCGATAGCGCGCGGCGGCCACGGCGCTGCCAAGCGTGCCCGACACCGAATCGAGCAGCGCAGATGCACGCGCGTCGGGCTTGGTCATCAGGCCCAGCTCGAGCACGCCGTTGACGAACCCATCGTTGGCAATCGGTACCAACAGCGCGGCGCGCGGCGACATGGCGCCCAGGCCGGTATTCACCTTGAGGTAGTCGGCCGTTACGGGTTCGACCAGCATCGTGCGGCGCTCGGTGGCAACCTCTCCGAGCAGGCTTTCAGTCGACGAGAAGGTTTGCGAGCTGGCCTCGGCCTCGGCCGAAAAACCGTAGCTCGAGGCACGGCGAAGCTTGCCGTTCGGCTCGCGCACATAGAGCGCACCGACGGTGCTGCCGAGCTGTCGCGCAAAG from Variovorax sp. PAMC28562 includes these protein-coding regions:
- a CDS encoding response regulator, whose protein sequence is MKSSRAIDQQSFQRALSRNVKLPLAAGLAGTVMFVALILYLLSVIGWVEHTDQVTRSATEAQRLTVDLESGMRGFLITGEPSFLQPYDAAQSRIGPELAALRLLVSDNAQQVSRVDRIAATQRSWDAYASELIALRRAGQDYRTVVTAGRGKSLSDAMRAEYGAFIATEQALRFQRNNESHRTSIAVVVAYVLFSLIFTGFLAYFGRRQLSELSANYGAALDEQTAHAEVLQQQAWLRSSQTEFAAEIVGQLSAQELGRKALSFFARQLGSTVGALYVREPNGKLRRASSYGFSAEAEASSQTFSSTESLLGEVATERRTMLVEPVTADYLKVNTGLGAMSPRAALLVPIANDGFVNGVLELGLMTKPDARASALLDSVSGTLGSAVAAARYREQLQDVLAETQQLNEELQVQQEELRTANEELEEQSRVLRQSQATLENQQAELEQTNSQLSERTEALDQRNLALRRVQRDLNERAEELQRASRYKSEFLANMSHELRTPLNSALILAKLLGDNPTGNLTAEQVKFAESIYASGNDLLLLINDILDIAKVEAGKMELVAEDVPVSRLTDSLAMTFTPLAKQKSLGFRLDLQPGAPTSLNTDRQRLEQILKNLLSNALKFTERGEVVLGVSAAPDGGVAFSVSDSGIGIQADQQEVVFEAFRQADGTTSRRYGGTGLGLSISRDLTHLLGGTLEVESEPGQGSTFTLRLPAALPSEPAELPVRSAHSGAGQVLASAPSPSPSSSPSPSRTRAAKSTARAMSTPLTPGLAAPPRPVLPTFADDRALPRDKARRVLVIEDEPQFAHILYDLAHELGYSCLVAHGAADGFALATQFVPDAILLDMRLPDSSGLGVLQHLKDDPQTRHIPVHVVSAQDQSEAALHMGAIGYALKPTSRDQLKQVFKKIEDKLSQKVKQVLLVEDDALQRESVMKLIGDDDVAITAVASGEEAMKLLRNRVFDCMITDLRLPDMQGSELLKRMATEEISSFPPVIVYTGRNLTRDEEAELLRYSRSIIIKGARSPERLLDEVTLFLHKVESELSSERQTMLKTARGRDRVFEGRRILLVDDDVRNIFALTSALEQRGAIVEIGRNGLEALAKLDSVPDIDLVLMDVMMPEMDGLEATRRIRQDKRFDNLPVIAVTAKAMKDDQEQCLAAGANDYLAKPVDLDRLFSLLRVWMPKMERL
- a CDS encoding CheR family methyltransferase; the encoded protein is MTSLPPASAHPPPALVPPGNDEIDLRLLMEAIYLKYSYDFRDYTGASQKRRVTYALTQLGLSSVSALQEQVLREPTTFTRLLQYLTIPVSEMFRDPSYFLALRRQVVPVLHTYPSIKVWVAGCSTGEEVYSLAILLREEGLLDRSRIYATDINSASLDKARQGIFALDTLQKYTLNYQRAGGTRAFSDYYVAAYDAARFDPSLCANVIFADHSLATDSVFAETQLVSCRNVLIYFNRQLQDRALGLFHESLCHRGFLGLGSKESIDFSGYATRFDPLVRAERLFRKAS